One genomic window of Trichlorobacter lovleyi includes the following:
- a CDS encoding peptidylprolyl isomerase, producing the protein MNRLHLFSLASLLSIALLGGCASTTPDIISDTAKQQPPTLIEPKLAPLPAGAKRINGIAAIVNDDIITFREVLRESQAAILDAQKKGLVDDAARHNLRTMVLDRLIEKLLTEQKVKELGIKIGDDEVRQAIDDVKRQNNNMTQSQLEAALKSQGYTFAQYEVQLREQLERLRLVSMEVRSKVYVSEKEAEEYYQSHLSSYAEEETFKASHIFIKVDEKAPADQIQQAMNKALKVLFEARQGKDFAQLAREYSDDAAAKKDGGSLGTFKRGEMLADLEKAILPLKPGEVGELVSTPSGLHIVKLDERSSGKVKPFEAVKADISDLLYRQKQDSRFTSWMKELRTKASIVIKDGTGLI; encoded by the coding sequence ATGAATCGTCTTCACCTGTTTTCCCTTGCCTCCCTCCTGAGTATAGCTCTGCTGGGAGGGTGTGCATCCACCACCCCCGATATCATATCAGACACCGCCAAGCAGCAACCTCCGACCCTGATAGAGCCCAAACTCGCACCGCTTCCAGCCGGTGCCAAACGTATTAACGGCATTGCGGCCATTGTCAACGACGATATCATTACCTTCAGGGAGGTACTGCGTGAGTCACAGGCGGCCATCCTGGATGCCCAAAAAAAAGGGCTTGTGGATGACGCAGCACGTCATAACCTGCGCACCATGGTGCTGGACCGGCTGATTGAGAAACTCCTGACCGAGCAGAAGGTCAAGGAGCTGGGTATCAAGATCGGTGATGACGAAGTCCGCCAGGCCATTGACGATGTCAAACGCCAGAACAACAACATGACCCAGAGCCAGCTGGAGGCAGCCCTCAAATCCCAGGGTTACACCTTCGCCCAGTATGAGGTTCAGCTCCGTGAACAGTTGGAGCGGCTGCGCCTGGTCAGCATGGAAGTCCGCTCAAAGGTCTATGTCAGCGAAAAGGAAGCGGAAGAGTATTATCAGTCCCATCTGAGCAGCTATGCCGAAGAGGAGACCTTCAAGGCCAGTCACATCTTCATCAAGGTTGACGAAAAGGCTCCTGCCGACCAGATTCAACAGGCCATGAACAAGGCCCTGAAGGTGCTGTTTGAGGCCCGGCAGGGCAAGGACTTTGCTCAACTGGCCAGGGAATATTCCGATGACGCGGCGGCAAAGAAAGATGGCGGCAGCCTGGGAACGTTTAAACGGGGAGAGATGCTGGCAGACCTTGAAAAGGCGATCCTGCCGCTCAAACCGGGCGAGGTCGGCGAACTGGTTTCAACCCCATCAGGACTGCACATTGTCAAGCTGGATGAGCGTTCAAGCGGTAAAGTCAAGCCCTTTGAGGCCGTCAAGGCCGACATCTCAGACCTGCTCTACCGCCAAAAGCAGGATAGCCGCTTTACCTCCTGGATGAAGGAACTGCGGACAAAGGCCAGCATCGTAATCAAAGACGGGACCGGCCTGATCTGA
- a CDS encoding peptidylprolyl isomerase, translating into MNIRTLLSVTVTVIATAGLVACQGGGSSSSSTGSKDAKVIATVNGAKITSEDFDREVKALPEYIRAMADTPQGKKEMIDTLVMRELILQQAAKDGVDKGKEIEEKLAELKKRIIVDTYLKKKVEAESKISDDELKKFYEQNLDKFKSGEQIRASHILVKSEQEAQSILEQLKKGANFEELAKAKSADSSAAKGGDLGWFGKGNMVPAFEKAAFSLKEGQLSGIVKSDFGYHIIKLTGKRAAGTRPLDEVKEQIKAAIMPQKQQQVFMKLKEDLKKGAKIELTETQPAATAAKPATPAPAPEKK; encoded by the coding sequence GTGAACATCCGTACTTTGCTTAGCGTAACCGTTACCGTCATTGCCACCGCAGGTCTGGTTGCCTGTCAGGGCGGTGGTTCAAGCAGCAGCTCAACCGGCAGCAAGGATGCCAAGGTGATTGCCACCGTAAACGGTGCCAAGATCACCAGTGAAGACTTTGACCGTGAAGTCAAGGCCCTGCCAGAGTACATCCGCGCCATGGCAGACACCCCACAGGGCAAAAAGGAGATGATCGACACCCTGGTCATGCGTGAACTGATCCTCCAGCAGGCTGCCAAAGACGGCGTTGATAAAGGCAAGGAGATTGAAGAAAAACTTGCCGAACTGAAGAAGCGGATCATTGTCGACACCTACCTCAAGAAAAAGGTCGAAGCCGAATCAAAAATCAGCGATGACGAGCTGAAGAAATTTTACGAGCAAAACCTTGACAAGTTCAAGTCAGGCGAGCAGATCCGTGCCAGCCATATCCTGGTCAAGAGTGAGCAGGAGGCACAGTCCATCCTGGAGCAACTCAAGAAAGGGGCCAACTTCGAGGAGCTGGCCAAGGCTAAATCTGCTGATTCATCTGCTGCCAAAGGCGGCGACCTGGGCTGGTTCGGCAAGGGCAACATGGTACCGGCCTTTGAAAAAGCTGCCTTTAGCCTGAAAGAGGGTCAGCTGTCCGGTATCGTCAAGAGCGACTTCGGCTACCACATCATCAAACTGACCGGAAAGCGTGCCGCCGGCACCCGTCCCCTGGATGAGGTAAAAGAACAGATCAAGGCCGCCATCATGCCCCAGAAGCAACAGCAGGTATTCATGAAGCTGAAGGAAGACCTGAAAAAAGGTGCCAAGATTGAGCTGACCGAGACACAACCGGCTGCTACGGCCGCCAAGCCTGCCACTCCGGCTCCGGCACCAGAAAAGAAATAA
- the mfd gene encoding transcription-repair coupling factor, with amino-acid sequence MPEPTPSHPCPLAAITRLAEQLSHGAQPAALTGLVGSAPALAVAELSRLLQRQIVVIAADQATADELTRELLFFNAVNVSPFPAWDVSPLEAASPHPDISGARLETLQRLLQGSPCTVVAPVAALMQRLIPRSLLAGASCAIKPGDEPDREALLEGLVRMGYTNCPLVEERGSFAVRGGILDIFPPSLPRPVRVEFFGDTVETLRSFDPLSQRSLESLTCLNLLPSRELVLSPAALQEFIPRLKERADQLDIPADRRRQLISELQGAGYPPGIEFLQPLFHPGLQPFFAYLNKPLLVLQEPDQLHQSAQQHQLDVTSGVQRAEAEERLHPDPRQLYLTPDEFFQQLDQQQPLALRRLAVAGESSAGLFPVSSEDNSDLRISMARDQQHLLGPLAERLKQWHAGNWRTLVVCHHPSQAERLQELLTPYGVSCSLGATDPFGPEALSVHTDLLLVIGELSRGFRLPESKLAVIAEEELFGKRTRRKSGVTALRTKQILASLAELKPGDAMVHVDHGIGIYRGLQHLKTGAVEGDFLLLEYAGNDKLYLPIDRLGLVQRYAGGEGATPSPARLGGPGWEKTRSKARKNIEELAAELLEVYAKRQASQGYSFSPPDELFREFEATFPWEETPDQLSAIQDVLGDMQHSRPMDRLVCGDVGYGKTEVALRAAFKAVLDGKQVALLVPTTILAQQHFETFSNRLKEYPVSIEMLSRFRSAKEQKVSLERLKEGKLDIIIGTHRLLQKDVSFKDLGLLIVDEEQRFGVKDKERLKSYRASVDIMTLTATPIPRTLHLSMLGIRDLSIIDTPPVDRQAIKTVVARDTDDLIRDAITREMERGGQIFYVHNRVHSIGIVAERLRQLVPQARISVAHGQMEEKELEKVMLAFMHGQSDLLLTTTIIESGLDIPRANTMLVDRADTFGLSQLYQLRGRIGRSTVKSYAYLLIPGQGSITQDARERLKIIQDISELGAGFRIATHDLELRGAGDMLGPRQSGTVADIGFELYTQMLEEAIAGLKGEDLEERCEPEINLAIAAFIPETYIPDTNQRLVLYKRLVQADSNDDVAEVVSEMHDRYGRPPLAAQTLARIMELRIRLKQLKVLKVDADAKRLCLAFHPRTAVNPETLINLIRTAPATYQFTPDHRLLVALPTNSTNSDTLEALASTLTLLGG; translated from the coding sequence ATGCCCGAACCCACGCCATCACACCCCTGCCCCCTGGCGGCCATTACGCGCCTGGCCGAACAACTGAGCCATGGCGCACAGCCGGCGGCGCTGACCGGTCTGGTCGGTTCAGCCCCGGCCCTGGCAGTTGCGGAGCTTTCCCGGCTTCTCCAGCGCCAGATCGTTGTCATTGCTGCTGATCAGGCAACCGCCGATGAACTGACCCGCGAGCTGCTGTTTTTCAACGCCGTCAACGTCAGCCCCTTCCCGGCCTGGGATGTCAGCCCGCTCGAGGCTGCCTCACCCCACCCTGACATCAGCGGTGCCCGGCTGGAGACATTGCAACGTCTGCTGCAGGGCAGCCCCTGCACCGTTGTCGCGCCGGTGGCAGCCCTGATGCAACGGCTCATCCCCCGCTCCCTGCTGGCCGGGGCATCCTGTGCCATCAAGCCGGGTGATGAGCCTGACCGCGAAGCCCTGCTGGAAGGGCTGGTCAGGATGGGCTATACCAACTGTCCCCTGGTGGAAGAACGGGGCAGCTTTGCCGTACGGGGAGGGATTCTTGACATCTTTCCCCCCAGCCTGCCACGACCGGTTCGAGTTGAGTTCTTTGGCGATACCGTCGAGACCCTGCGCAGCTTTGACCCGCTGAGTCAACGTTCCCTGGAGTCGCTCACCTGCCTGAACCTGCTGCCATCACGGGAGCTGGTGCTTTCCCCGGCAGCACTGCAGGAGTTTATCCCGCGCCTGAAGGAACGCGCCGACCAGCTTGATATCCCGGCTGACCGGCGTCGCCAGCTGATCTCCGAACTGCAGGGGGCCGGCTATCCCCCTGGTATCGAATTCCTTCAACCGCTCTTCCATCCCGGCCTGCAGCCTTTTTTCGCCTACCTGAACAAGCCGCTGCTGGTGCTGCAGGAGCCGGATCAGCTCCATCAGTCAGCCCAACAGCATCAACTGGACGTTACAAGCGGTGTGCAGAGGGCAGAGGCCGAAGAACGGCTGCATCCCGACCCGCGCCAGTTGTACCTGACGCCGGACGAGTTTTTCCAGCAGCTTGATCAACAGCAACCGCTTGCCCTAAGGCGTCTGGCTGTTGCCGGTGAAAGCAGCGCCGGTCTGTTTCCGGTCAGTTCGGAAGACAACTCGGACCTGCGGATCAGCATGGCGCGAGACCAGCAACACCTGCTGGGGCCGTTGGCGGAACGCCTGAAACAGTGGCATGCCGGGAACTGGCGGACCCTGGTGGTCTGTCACCACCCCAGCCAGGCCGAACGGTTGCAGGAACTGCTCACCCCCTACGGCGTCAGCTGCAGCCTTGGCGCCACCGACCCCTTCGGCCCGGAAGCGCTCTCCGTCCATACTGACCTGCTGCTGGTAATCGGTGAGCTGTCCCGTGGTTTCAGGCTGCCGGAATCAAAACTGGCAGTCATCGCCGAGGAGGAACTGTTCGGGAAACGGACCCGCCGCAAGAGCGGTGTCACCGCCCTGCGCACCAAACAGATCCTGGCCTCACTGGCAGAGCTCAAACCGGGTGATGCCATGGTCCATGTCGATCACGGCATCGGCATCTACCGCGGCCTGCAGCACCTGAAGACCGGTGCGGTTGAAGGCGACTTTCTGCTGTTGGAGTATGCAGGCAACGACAAGCTCTATCTGCCGATTGACCGGCTGGGGCTGGTACAACGCTATGCAGGCGGTGAGGGGGCAACGCCATCACCAGCCAGGCTGGGAGGGCCGGGCTGGGAAAAGACCCGCAGCAAGGCCCGCAAAAATATCGAAGAGCTGGCCGCCGAGCTGCTGGAGGTCTACGCCAAACGCCAGGCCAGCCAGGGCTACAGTTTTTCTCCCCCTGATGAGCTGTTCAGGGAGTTTGAGGCCACCTTTCCCTGGGAGGAGACCCCTGACCAGCTTTCTGCCATTCAGGATGTGCTGGGGGACATGCAGCACTCCCGCCCGATGGACCGTCTGGTCTGCGGCGATGTCGGCTACGGCAAGACGGAAGTGGCGCTGCGGGCGGCCTTCAAGGCAGTACTGGACGGCAAACAGGTGGCCCTACTGGTCCCCACCACCATCCTGGCCCAGCAGCATTTCGAGACCTTCAGCAACCGCCTGAAGGAGTACCCGGTTTCCATCGAGATGCTCTCCCGCTTCCGTAGCGCCAAGGAGCAGAAGGTCAGCCTGGAGCGGTTGAAGGAGGGCAAGCTGGATATCATCATCGGCACCCACCGCCTGCTGCAGAAGGATGTCAGCTTCAAGGACCTGGGGTTGTTGATCGTGGATGAGGAACAGCGTTTCGGGGTCAAAGACAAGGAGCGGCTCAAATCCTATCGTGCCAGTGTTGACATCATGACCCTGACCGCCACGCCGATCCCACGCACCCTGCACCTCTCCATGCTGGGCATCCGCGACCTCTCGATCATCGACACGCCACCGGTTGACCGCCAGGCGATCAAGACCGTGGTGGCACGGGACACCGACGACCTGATCAGGGATGCGATCACACGGGAAATGGAACGGGGTGGCCAGATCTTTTATGTCCACAACCGGGTCCACTCCATCGGCATTGTGGCGGAACGGCTGCGGCAGCTGGTGCCGCAGGCGCGGATCAGCGTGGCCCACGGCCAGATGGAGGAGAAGGAGCTGGAAAAGGTGATGCTCGCCTTCATGCACGGCCAGAGCGACCTGCTGTTGACCACCACCATCATCGAATCCGGACTTGATATCCCCCGTGCCAACACCATGTTGGTGGACCGGGCCGACACCTTCGGGCTGTCTCAGCTTTATCAGCTGCGGGGCCGGATCGGCCGTTCCACGGTCAAAAGCTATGCTTACCTGCTTATCCCCGGCCAAGGAAGCATTACCCAGGATGCACGGGAGCGCCTGAAGATCATACAGGACATCTCTGAGCTGGGAGCCGGCTTCAGGATTGCCACCCATGACCTGGAACTGCGCGGGGCAGGCGATATGCTGGGCCCGCGTCAGTCCGGCACCGTGGCTGATATCGGCTTTGAGCTGTACACCCAGATGCTGGAAGAGGCGATCGCCGGGCTGAAGGGCGAAGACCTTGAAGAACGCTGTGAGCCGGAGATCAATCTGGCGATTGCCGCCTTTATCCCCGAGACCTACATCCCGGATACCAACCAGCGGCTGGTCCTGTACAAGCGCCTGGTGCAGGCCGACTCAAACGATGATGTGGCTGAGGTGGTCAGTGAAATGCATGACCGCTATGGCCGCCCCCCGCTGGCGGCCCAGACCCTGGCCCGGATCATGGAACTGCGCATCAGGCTCAAGCAGCTGAAGGTTCTGAAGGTTGACGCCGACGCCAAACGCCTCTGCCTGGCCTTCCACCCCAGAACCGCCGTCAACCCGGAAACCCTGATCAACCTGATCCGCACCGCACCGGCCACCTACCAGTTTACCCCGGACCACCGCCTGCTGGTGGCCTTACCAACGAACAGTACGAATAGCGACACCCTGGAGGCCCTGGCTTCCACACTCACGCTGCTTGGCGGATGA
- a CDS encoding MXAN_5187 C-terminal domain-containing protein, whose product MGIAEDLLIFENRLKELITRYEQFFMGLEKREPLKLLEEVEKLVRRYATTPINNTMHKHRYNNLVARFNSYRQHWNRILREIEEGRYSRDRFKAELHENSRHTKAARDEQQPAPQDQELDRIYAELLEARRSCKLPVDGVTREQLAATLDKQRPLISQKLGTSEIQFRVVVEGGKPKIKAGTKHKASHE is encoded by the coding sequence ATGGGAATTGCCGAAGACCTGCTCATATTTGAGAATCGCCTGAAAGAGCTGATCACCCGTTATGAACAGTTCTTCATGGGCCTTGAAAAGCGGGAACCGCTTAAGCTGCTGGAAGAAGTTGAAAAACTTGTCCGCCGTTACGCCACCACACCAATCAACAACACGATGCACAAGCATCGTTACAACAATCTGGTTGCCCGCTTCAACAGCTACCGCCAGCACTGGAACCGTATCCTGCGGGAGATTGAAGAAGGGCGGTACTCACGGGACCGTTTCAAGGCAGAACTGCACGAAAACAGCCGTCACACCAAGGCAGCCAGGGACGAACAACAACCGGCACCGCAGGATCAGGAACTTGACCGGATTTATGCAGAGTTGCTGGAAGCCCGCCGTAGCTGCAAACTGCCGGTTGACGGTGTAACCCGTGAACAGCTGGCAGCGACGCTGGATAAACAGCGGCCGCTGATCTCGCAGAAATTGGGCACCAGCGAAATCCAGTTCCGGGTGGTGGTCGAGGGGGGCAAGCCCAAGATCAAGGCCGGCACAAAGCACAAGGCATCCCACGAGTAA
- the glmU gene encoding bifunctional UDP-N-acetylglucosamine diphosphorylase/glucosamine-1-phosphate N-acetyltransferase GlmU: protein MAISAALILAAGKGTRMKSALVKVLHELAGRPMLGWPLAAAREAGAGQIVIVAGHQADQVQKRFRAVPGIKIALQEEQLGTGHAVSCSLDQLDGLSGAVLILCGDTPLLTAATLQRLAAEHAASGAAVTVLTARLERPFGYGRIVRDSEGRVRRIVEQKDASPDEQAIDEVNSGIYCMELEFLRAHIGRLGSENAQNEYYLTDLVGIAVAEHAGCSAVVADDPDEIMGVNDRVQLAHAARILRQRINLQLMLAGVTLVDPDQTYIDASVQVGSDTVIWPGCVLRGATSIGSGCTLENNVRVSDCVIADRVQLKAGSVLSEAQVAEDVSVGPMAHLRPGSVLQAQVKIGNFVETKKVVMGTGSKASHLTYLGDAEIGSDVNIGCGTITCNYDGRHKHKTVIGDGVFVGSDVQLVAPVTVGANALIAAGTTVTQDVPPDSLAIARTPQVNKTDWCLKKRDNG, encoded by the coding sequence ATGGCAATAAGCGCAGCGTTAATACTTGCGGCGGGCAAAGGAACCCGGATGAAGTCAGCCCTGGTCAAGGTCCTGCACGAGCTTGCAGGCAGGCCGATGCTGGGCTGGCCGCTGGCTGCCGCCCGTGAGGCCGGGGCCGGGCAGATCGTGATTGTTGCCGGTCACCAGGCCGACCAGGTACAGAAACGTTTTAGGGCAGTCCCGGGCATCAAGATCGCCCTGCAGGAGGAACAGTTGGGCACCGGCCACGCCGTTTCCTGTTCGCTGGATCAGCTGGATGGTCTGAGCGGAGCGGTACTGATCCTGTGTGGTGATACCCCGCTGCTGACGGCGGCAACCCTGCAGCGCCTGGCGGCTGAACATGCCGCATCCGGCGCCGCCGTGACGGTGCTGACCGCAAGACTGGAGAGACCGTTCGGCTATGGCCGGATTGTCAGGGACAGCGAAGGGCGGGTGCGGCGCATTGTCGAACAAAAGGATGCCAGCCCTGATGAACAGGCCATTGACGAGGTCAACAGCGGTATCTATTGCATGGAGCTGGAATTCCTGCGGGCCCATATCGGACGACTGGGTAGCGAGAACGCTCAGAATGAATACTACCTGACGGATCTGGTGGGCATTGCCGTGGCGGAACATGCCGGCTGCAGCGCGGTAGTGGCAGATGACCCCGACGAGATCATGGGGGTGAATGACCGGGTGCAGCTGGCCCATGCCGCCAGAATACTGAGGCAGCGGATCAATCTGCAGTTGATGCTCGCCGGTGTGACCCTGGTTGATCCTGATCAGACCTATATTGATGCCTCGGTACAGGTCGGCAGTGACACGGTGATCTGGCCCGGTTGCGTGCTGCGCGGTGCCACCAGTATCGGTTCCGGCTGCACACTGGAGAATAATGTCCGGGTTAGCGACTGCGTGATCGCCGACCGGGTCCAGCTCAAGGCCGGTAGCGTGCTGTCTGAAGCACAGGTCGCTGAAGATGTCTCGGTTGGTCCGATGGCCCATCTCCGGCCCGGATCGGTGCTGCAGGCCCAGGTCAAGATCGGTAACTTCGTGGAGACGAAGAAGGTGGTGATGGGGACCGGTTCCAAGGCCTCCCACCTGACCTACCTGGGGGATGCCGAGATCGGCAGTGATGTCAACATCGGTTGCGGCACCATCACCTGCAATTACGACGGCAGGCACAAGCATAAGACCGTAATCGGTGATGGGGTTTTTGTGGGCAGTGATGTACAGCTGGTGGCGCCGGTCACGGTAGGGGCCAATGCCTTGATCGCTGCCGGTACCACCGTGACGCAGGATGTACCGCCTGATTCCCTTGCCATAGCCCGCACGCCGCAGGTTAACAAGACGGACTGGTGCCTGAAAAAGAGAGACAATGGCTGA
- a CDS encoding EAL domain-containing protein, translated as MADFDGHIASGMILIVEDNIPFGELVAGTLREDGYQCHTVSTGAAALIWLASHPVNLLLLDYTLVDMTGEAFIAAMAEQGSQVPFVVVTGRDDSNLAVQMIKQGASDFVVKDTALLDRLPVVVSRTLQEAATMQRLCHAEQALRQSELRLARAQRIARIGSWEWDLQSNGLYFSPELFSILGYDGTLPPAVSLEWFYRQINPSDTCFVRKALSAAIESGRSLNQTFRIATCSGEEIVVASQAELEYDSDGRPELLVGTLLDVTDRTKAEQEIHHLANYDSLTGLPNRNLLHDRLQQAIVQAARVQGSVGVLFLDLDRFKGVNELLGHRAGDQLLRTVAERLRVCVRESDTLARAGGDEFVIILSVVSDEDGISSAASKILAIISEPFVIEERELYLTASIGVAVYPTDGADVQSLLKHADLAMYQAKDMDRNNFQFFSSDLNVKVMERMVLESSLRRALERDEFKLLYQPQVDVISGSVVGFEALLRWHHPDLGTISPEKFIPLAEETGLILSIGEWVLRNACRQAKAWQDAGLKPVRMAVNLSGRQFRMKLDQVVAAILLETGFDPHWLELELTESILMRNASENIELLQALTAMGCSLSIDDFGTGYSSLSYLKHFPLERLKIDRSFVRDVTTNPDDMAIAKIIIDMAHTLKMEVTAEGVEEREQLELLQCYGCREMQGFLFSRPVPAEKAEEFLRKGISF; from the coding sequence ATGGCTGATTTTGATGGCCACATAGCCAGCGGGATGATCCTGATTGTTGAGGATAATATCCCTTTTGGTGAGCTGGTTGCCGGCACCCTGCGGGAAGACGGGTATCAATGCCATACCGTCTCCACCGGTGCCGCTGCCCTGATCTGGCTTGCCAGTCATCCGGTCAATCTGCTGTTGCTGGACTATACGCTGGTGGATATGACCGGTGAGGCATTTATTGCCGCCATGGCTGAGCAGGGTAGTCAGGTCCCTTTTGTGGTGGTCACCGGACGGGACGATTCCAATCTGGCCGTACAGATGATCAAACAGGGAGCCAGCGATTTTGTGGTCAAGGATACGGCCCTGTTGGACCGGTTGCCGGTAGTGGTGTCGCGCACTCTGCAGGAGGCTGCGACCATGCAGCGTCTGTGCCATGCAGAACAGGCACTGCGGCAGAGCGAGTTGCGGCTCGCCCGTGCCCAGCGGATCGCCCGGATCGGCAGCTGGGAGTGGGATCTGCAGAGTAACGGCCTCTATTTTTCACCTGAACTGTTTTCGATTCTGGGCTATGACGGGACGCTCCCCCCTGCAGTGTCACTGGAGTGGTTCTACCGTCAGATCAATCCATCCGATACCTGCTTTGTCAGAAAGGCCCTGAGTGCTGCCATAGAGTCCGGCCGCAGCCTGAACCAGACCTTCAGGATCGCAACCTGCTCCGGGGAAGAGATTGTGGTGGCCAGTCAGGCCGAACTGGAATATGACAGCGACGGCCGGCCGGAGCTGCTGGTGGGCACCCTGCTGGATGTTACAGACAGGACCAAGGCCGAGCAGGAGATTCACCACCTCGCCAATTATGATAGCCTGACCGGTCTGCCCAACCGCAACCTGCTGCATGACCGGCTGCAGCAGGCCATTGTGCAGGCGGCACGGGTTCAGGGTAGCGTCGGGGTGCTTTTTCTGGATCTGGACCGTTTCAAAGGGGTGAACGAGTTGCTGGGGCATCGTGCCGGCGATCAACTGTTGCGCACGGTAGCCGAACGGTTGCGGGTCTGTGTCCGGGAGAGCGACACCCTGGCCAGGGCCGGGGGGGACGAGTTTGTCATCATCCTGAGCGTTGTCTCCGATGAAGATGGCATCAGCAGCGCAGCGAGCAAGATCCTGGCGATTATCTCCGAACCGTTTGTGATTGAAGAGCGGGAGCTGTACCTGACTGCCAGCATCGGCGTGGCGGTCTACCCCACCGATGGTGCCGATGTTCAGTCATTGCTCAAGCATGCCGACCTGGCCATGTACCAGGCCAAGGATATGGATCGCAACAACTTCCAGTTTTTCTCCAGCGACCTGAACGTCAAGGTGATGGAGCGGATGGTGCTGGAGAGCTCATTGCGGAGAGCCCTGGAACGGGATGAGTTCAAGCTGCTCTACCAGCCCCAGGTGGATGTCATCAGCGGCAGTGTGGTGGGTTTTGAGGCGTTGCTGCGTTGGCATCATCCCGATCTGGGGACCATCTCGCCGGAAAAGTTCATTCCACTGGCCGAAGAGACCGGCCTGATCCTTTCCATCGGAGAATGGGTGCTGCGTAACGCCTGCCGTCAGGCCAAGGCCTGGCAGGATGCCGGGCTGAAACCGGTCCGAATGGCCGTCAACCTGTCCGGCCGCCAGTTCAGGATGAAGCTGGATCAGGTGGTGGCGGCCATCCTGCTTGAAACCGGTTTCGATCCCCACTGGCTTGAACTGGAACTGACCGAAAGCATCCTGATGCGTAACGCGTCAGAGAACATTGAGCTGTTGCAGGCCTTGACCGCCATGGGCTGCAGCCTCTCCATTGACGACTTCGGCACCGGCTACTCGTCGCTGTCCTATCTCAAGCATTTCCCGTTGGAGCGGCTCAAGATCGATCGCTCCTTTGTGCGGGATGTCACCACCAACCCTGACGATATGGCGATTGCCAAGATCATCATCGACATGGCCCACACCCTCAAGATGGAGGTTACTGCCGAGGGGGTTGAGGAGCGTGAGCAGCTGGAGTTGCTGCAATGCTACGGTTGTCGTGAGATGCAGGGGTTTCTCTTTAGCAGGCCGGTGCCTGCTGAAAAGGCGGAAGAGTTTTTACGTAAAGGGATTTCCTTCTGA